A window of the Mesorhizobium opportunistum WSM2075 genome harbors these coding sequences:
- a CDS encoding type II secretion system F family protein — MTDQVIKSLTDPSLLIALLVAIAVFATVFTLLPAFSGNQLKSRMKSVALERDELRAKQRARLATEADRRRKGLREEQSVGMRNIVDRLDLRRALADESTLQKLKVAGFRGQNPLTRFLFFRLVLPFVGLALALVYIFVLGGLPDKPLVIRLFVCILVAYAGFYAPVVYVNNRATKRKQSIQMAWPDALDLMLICVESGMSVEAALRKVADEIGAQSVALAEEFILTNAELSYLQERKQAYENLASRTGLESVRSVSQALVQAERYGTPVAHALRVLAAESRDQRMNAAEKKAAALPPKLTVPMILFFLPVLFAIILGPAGIQVSQRGIFGSDHASSTAQ, encoded by the coding sequence CTGCTGCCGGCGTTCAGCGGAAACCAGCTCAAGTCGCGCATGAAATCGGTCGCGCTGGAGCGCGATGAGCTTCGCGCCAAGCAGCGCGCGCGGCTGGCAACCGAGGCCGATCGCCGGCGCAAGGGCTTGCGCGAAGAACAGTCGGTCGGCATGCGCAACATTGTCGACCGGCTCGATCTGCGCCGCGCCCTTGCCGACGAAAGCACCTTGCAGAAGCTCAAGGTTGCCGGCTTTCGCGGCCAGAATCCGCTGACGCGGTTTCTGTTCTTCCGTCTCGTGCTGCCTTTCGTCGGCTTGGCGTTGGCCCTGGTCTACATATTCGTGCTCGGAGGATTGCCCGACAAGCCATTGGTCATCCGGCTTTTCGTTTGCATCCTCGTTGCCTATGCCGGCTTCTATGCGCCGGTTGTCTATGTCAACAACCGCGCCACCAAGCGCAAGCAATCGATCCAGATGGCGTGGCCGGATGCGCTCGACCTGATGCTGATCTGCGTGGAATCGGGCATGTCGGTCGAAGCCGCGCTCCGCAAGGTCGCCGACGAGATCGGCGCGCAATCGGTGGCACTGGCTGAAGAGTTCATCCTGACCAACGCCGAGCTTTCCTATCTGCAGGAACGCAAGCAGGCTTACGAGAATCTGGCCAGCCGCACCGGCCTGGAATCGGTCAGGTCGGTGTCGCAGGCACTCGTCCAGGCCGAGCGTTACGGCACGCCGGTGGCGCATGCGTTGCGCGTGCTTGCAGCCGAGAGCCGCGACCAGCGCATGAACGCCGCCGAGAAGAAGGCGGCAGCCCTGCCGCCAAAGCTCACCGTGCCGATGATCCTGTTCTTCCTGCCGGTGCTTTTCGCCATCATTCTGGGTCCCGCCGGCATTCAGGTCAGCCAGCGCGGCATCTTCGGCAGCGATCATGCGTCATCGACTGCCCAGTAA
- a CDS encoding MarR family winged helix-turn-helix transcriptional regulator, translating to MSIAMRPSQALRLWQQVMLSQVRDDAPDLTMRQTAILFTIYLDPPPHTVRGLAARLNVTKPVITRALDTMGALKLVSRHRDELDKRNVLIKRTVEGALFVERFGDGIIARAHELPI from the coding sequence ATGTCGATTGCGATGCGCCCAAGCCAGGCCTTGCGACTGTGGCAGCAAGTGATGCTGTCGCAGGTGCGCGACGATGCGCCCGACCTGACCATGCGCCAGACGGCGATCCTGTTCACCATCTATCTCGATCCGCCGCCGCACACGGTGCGCGGGCTCGCCGCCCGCCTCAACGTCACCAAGCCGGTCATCACCCGCGCGCTCGACACGATGGGCGCGCTGAAACTGGTGTCGCGCCACCGCGACGAGCTCGACAAGCGCAACGTGCTGATCAAACGCACGGTCGAGGGCGCGCTCTTTGTCGAGCGCTTCGGCGATGGTATCATTGCCAGAGCCCACGAACTGCCGATCTAA
- a CDS encoding tetratricopeptide repeat protein has protein sequence MPTNRTTDARGKRLITTALMLALAAGVAGCGTSNLTTGSIGRTTSGKPLETMSAGELHNATASLGQSYSRNPNDKRIATNFAAALQMDGDADQSLAVMRKLAIAYPKDRDVLASYGKALAANGQFEAALDAVQRAQTPEYPDWRLVSAEAAILDQLGQKDQARQDYRKALELKPNEPSVLSNLGMSYVLAGDLRTAETYMRSAAQQPTADSRVRQNLALVVGLQGRFDEAEKIASQELSPEQAQANVAYLRHMLAQQNAWSQLKDQDKDKSKSATN, from the coding sequence ATGCCGACCAACCGCACGACCGACGCCAGGGGAAAACGGCTGATCACCACGGCCCTCATGCTGGCGCTCGCGGCGGGTGTCGCCGGCTGTGGAACCAGCAATCTCACCACCGGCTCGATCGGCCGCACCACCAGCGGCAAACCCCTGGAGACCATGTCGGCGGGCGAACTCCACAATGCCACCGCTTCCCTGGGCCAGTCCTACTCCAGGAATCCGAACGACAAGCGAATCGCCACCAATTTCGCGGCCGCGCTGCAGATGGACGGCGATGCCGACCAGTCGCTTGCCGTGATGCGCAAGCTGGCGATCGCCTACCCCAAGGATCGCGACGTGCTCGCCTCGTATGGCAAGGCGCTGGCCGCCAATGGCCAGTTCGAAGCGGCGCTCGACGCCGTGCAGCGCGCGCAGACGCCCGAATATCCCGACTGGAGGCTGGTGTCGGCGGAAGCGGCCATCCTCGATCAACTCGGCCAGAAGGACCAGGCGCGCCAGGACTATCGCAAGGCGCTCGAACTCAAGCCGAACGAGCCTTCGGTTCTCTCCAATCTCGGCATGTCCTATGTGCTGGCAGGCGATCTGCGCACCGCCGAAACCTACATGCGTTCGGCCGCACAGCAACCCACCGCCGACAGCCGCGTGCGCCAGAACCTTGCGCTCGTCGTAGGCCTGCAAGGCCGCTTCGACGAAGCCGAGAAGATCGCCTCACAGGAACTCTCGCCCGAGCAGGCGCAGGCCAATGTCGCCTATCTCAGGCACATGCTGGCGCAGCAGAATGCCTGGAGCCAGCTCAAGGACCAGGACAAGGACAAGTCGAAGTCCGCGACCAACTGA
- a CDS encoding 4Fe-4S dicluster domain-containing protein: MTCLPTHTDKRLGLVIDLDTCVGCQACVTACKEWNTGGHMAPLTDIDPYGGHADGVWFNRVHSYEHTTEMGGRTVNFPRSCLHCETPACVTVCPTGASYKRASDGIVLIDEDKCIGCKLCSWACPYGAREFDTDVGVMKKCTLCVDRIYNDNLAEEDRVPSCVAACPTSARHFGDLGDPQSAVSQLVAERGGVDLMPELGYHPTNKYLPPRAHTQRAASVPAKALEPVRAEGGFLGWVDRMLSN; the protein is encoded by the coding sequence ATGACCTGCCTTCCCACCCACACCGACAAGAGGCTCGGCCTGGTCATCGACCTCGACACCTGCGTCGGTTGCCAGGCCTGCGTCACCGCTTGCAAGGAGTGGAACACCGGCGGCCACATGGCGCCGCTGACCGACATCGATCCCTATGGCGGCCATGCCGACGGCGTCTGGTTCAACCGCGTGCACAGTTACGAGCACACCACCGAGATGGGCGGGCGCACGGTCAACTTCCCACGCTCCTGCCTGCATTGCGAGACGCCGGCCTGCGTCACCGTCTGCCCGACCGGGGCCTCCTACAAGCGGGCCTCGGACGGCATCGTGCTGATCGACGAGGATAAGTGCATCGGCTGCAAACTGTGCAGCTGGGCCTGCCCTTATGGGGCCCGCGAATTCGACACCGATGTCGGGGTGATGAAGAAGTGCACGCTCTGCGTCGACCGCATCTACAATGACAATCTGGCCGAAGAAGACCGCGTACCGTCCTGCGTCGCCGCGTGCCCGACCAGCGCCCGGCATTTCGGCGATCTCGGCGATCCCCAGTCGGCCGTCTCGCAACTGGTGGCGGAGCGCGGCGGCGTCGACCTGATGCCGGAACTCGGCTATCATCCGACCAACAAATACCTGCCGCCACGCGCCCACACGCAACGCGCCGCATCGGTGCCCGCGAAGGCGCTTGAGCCGGTGCGGGCCGAGGGCGGCTTCCTCGGCTGGGTCGACCGCATGCTTTCGAACTAG
- a CDS encoding ligase-associated DNA damage response DEXH box helicase, with product MTEQPRLANQNAAVVLPEPFIRWFGEKGWSPRAHQIELLAKAQAGQSVLLIAPTGAGKTLAGFLPSLTELAVRPRRKPGQAHRGIHTLYISPLKALAVDIERNLGKPVEEIGLPVTIETRTGDTPSHKRQRQKLVPPDILLTTPEQLALLIAASDARRFFEDLRYVVLDELHSLVTSKRGHLLALGLARLRGYVPGLQTIGLSATVAEPDELRRWLVSQNPPGDMSELIVVTGGAKPEISILDSEERVPWAGHSARYATPEIYREIKRHKTTLLFVNTRSQAELLFQELWRVNEDTLPIALHHGSLDVAQRRRVEKAMGENALRAIVATSTLDLGIDWGDVDLVVHVGAPKGASRLAQRIGRANHRMDEPSKAILIPANRFEVLECRAALDANYLGAQDTPPLVDGGLDVLAQHVLGCACGAPFRADDLFEEVRTAAPFASLDRPTFDRVIDFVATGGYALKNYERYARIRLNKDGLWRVSNPRVAQQYRLNVGTIIEVPALNVRYVQAGSKGSASRGGRVLGKIEEAFLETLTHGDTFMFAGKVLRFEGIRENECFVSNAPGSDAKVPYYGGGKFPLSTYLAEQVRIMLDDPRRWGKLPEQVADWLRFQADKSVLPKRDDLLIETFPRGNRHYLVAYPFEGRLAHQTLGMLLTRRLDRAGARPLGFVATDYALAIWSLGDMGAMFKARKPSLGALFDQDMLGDDLEAWLADSWLLKRTFRNCALISGLIEKRHPGQEKSGRQVTVSTDLIYDVLRSHEPDHILLQATRADAATGLLDVSRLADMLSRIQGRIMHKDLEQISPLAVPIMLEIGKMPVNGEADETLLMDAATLVAEAMGPEMVEE from the coding sequence GTGACCGAGCAACCGCGCCTTGCCAATCAGAATGCAGCCGTCGTCCTGCCCGAACCATTCATCAGATGGTTCGGCGAGAAAGGCTGGTCGCCGCGCGCTCACCAGATCGAACTTTTGGCGAAGGCCCAGGCCGGGCAATCGGTGCTGCTGATCGCACCGACCGGCGCCGGCAAGACGCTGGCTGGGTTTCTTCCCTCGCTGACCGAACTGGCTGTCAGGCCAAGGCGAAAACCGGGCCAGGCGCATCGCGGCATTCACACGCTTTACATCTCGCCGCTGAAGGCGCTGGCGGTCGACATCGAGCGCAATCTTGGCAAGCCGGTGGAAGAGATCGGCCTGCCCGTCACCATCGAGACGCGCACCGGCGACACGCCCTCCCACAAGCGCCAGCGGCAGAAGCTGGTGCCGCCCGACATTCTGCTCACCACACCCGAGCAGTTGGCATTGCTCATCGCCGCCTCCGACGCCCGGCGCTTTTTCGAGGATCTGCGCTATGTCGTGCTCGACGAATTGCACTCGCTTGTGACGTCGAAACGCGGCCATCTTCTGGCGCTCGGGCTGGCGCGGCTGCGCGGCTACGTGCCCGGCCTGCAGACGATAGGCCTCTCGGCGACGGTCGCCGAGCCGGACGAGTTGCGACGCTGGCTGGTCAGCCAGAACCCACCCGGCGATATGTCCGAATTGATCGTTGTCACCGGTGGCGCGAAGCCTGAGATTTCCATCCTCGATTCCGAAGAGCGCGTGCCTTGGGCAGGACATTCGGCGCGCTACGCCACGCCGGAGATCTATCGCGAGATCAAGCGCCACAAGACGACGTTGCTGTTCGTCAACACCCGCAGCCAGGCGGAGCTGCTGTTCCAGGAATTATGGCGGGTCAACGAGGACACCTTGCCGATCGCCTTGCATCACGGCTCGCTCGATGTCGCCCAGCGCCGGCGCGTCGAGAAGGCGATGGGCGAGAACGCACTGCGCGCCATCGTCGCCACCTCGACGCTCGATCTCGGCATTGACTGGGGCGACGTCGATCTGGTCGTGCATGTCGGTGCGCCGAAGGGGGCGAGCCGACTGGCGCAACGCATTGGCCGCGCCAACCATCGCATGGACGAGCCGTCGAAGGCGATCCTCATTCCGGCCAATCGTTTCGAGGTGCTGGAATGCCGGGCAGCGCTCGACGCCAACTATCTCGGCGCCCAGGACACACCGCCGCTGGTCGATGGCGGGCTCGATGTGCTGGCGCAGCACGTGCTCGGCTGCGCTTGTGGCGCGCCGTTCCGTGCCGATGATCTGTTCGAGGAAGTGCGAACGGCGGCGCCCTTTGCCAGCCTCGACCGGCCGACCTTCGACCGCGTCATCGATTTCGTCGCCACCGGCGGCTACGCGCTGAAAAATTATGAGCGCTACGCCCGCATCCGCCTCAACAAGGATGGGCTGTGGCGTGTCTCCAATCCGCGTGTCGCCCAGCAATACAGGCTGAATGTCGGCACCATCATAGAAGTGCCGGCGTTGAACGTGCGCTACGTGCAGGCTGGCAGCAAGGGCTCGGCCTCACGCGGTGGCCGGGTTCTCGGCAAGATCGAGGAGGCTTTTCTCGAAACCTTGACGCATGGCGACACCTTCATGTTTGCCGGCAAGGTGCTGCGCTTCGAAGGGATCCGCGAGAACGAATGCTTCGTCTCGAATGCGCCCGGCAGCGATGCCAAGGTACCCTACTATGGCGGCGGCAAGTTCCCGCTTTCGACCTACCTTGCCGAGCAGGTCCGCATCATGCTGGACGACCCCCGGCGCTGGGGGAAGCTGCCCGAGCAGGTGGCCGACTGGCTGCGGTTCCAGGCCGACAAGTCGGTGCTGCCAAAGCGCGATGACTTGCTGATCGAGACCTTTCCGCGCGGTAATCGCCACTACCTGGTCGCCTATCCCTTTGAAGGCCGGCTGGCGCACCAGACGCTCGGTATGCTGCTTACCCGGCGTCTCGACCGGGCGGGCGCGAGACCACTCGGCTTCGTCGCCACCGACTACGCGCTGGCCATATGGTCGCTGGGTGATATGGGCGCGATGTTCAAGGCCCGGAAGCCCTCGCTCGGTGCGCTCTTCGACCAGGATATGCTTGGCGACGACCTCGAAGCCTGGCTGGCCGACAGCTGGCTTCTCAAGCGCACCTTCCGCAACTGCGCGCTGATTTCCGGACTGATCGAAAAACGCCATCCCGGCCAGGAGAAAAGCGGCCGCCAGGTCACCGTGTCGACCGACCTTATCTACGACGTCCTGCGCAGCCACGAGCCCGACCATATTCTGTTGCAGGCGACACGTGCCGATGCAGCGACCGGCCTGCTCGATGTCAGCAGACTTGCCGACATGCTCTCGCGCATCCAAGGTCGAATCATGCATAAGGATCTGGAACAGATATCACCGCTTGCCGTGCCGATCATGCTTGAGATCGGCAAGATGCCGGTGAACGGCGAAGCCGATGAAACGCTGCTGATGGATGCCGCGACGCTGGTCGCAGAGGCCATGGGGCCGGAGATGGTCGAGGAATGA
- a CDS encoding NlpC/P60 family protein: MTARDARLHAFRSDLADARLKGEVAADRFVAGRPARVTASVADLRKAPRPDAGINTQLLFGDDVLVFEDREGWAWVQAERDGYVGYVADMMLGGRDRAPTHIVSVPRTFLYPGPDLRFPIAGQLSMGSTVTVTGAAETRGTHYAVLPSGEAVISGHLRPIGEKASDYVSVAEMFLGTPYLWGGVSGFGIDCSGLVQLAMRMAGKNVLRDSDMQAASIGEPLDPGADFSGLRRGDLVFWKGHVAVMTDAETMIHANGHTMLVSREGLKDAIARIGYLYGGPTGFRRP, encoded by the coding sequence TTGACTGCCAGGGATGCCCGCCTTCACGCCTTTCGTTCCGACCTTGCCGATGCAAGATTGAAAGGAGAGGTTGCCGCCGACCGCTTTGTCGCCGGCCGGCCGGCCCGGGTCACCGCCTCCGTCGCCGATCTGCGCAAGGCGCCGCGTCCGGATGCCGGCATCAACACGCAGCTCCTGTTCGGTGACGATGTCCTCGTCTTCGAGGACAGGGAAGGCTGGGCCTGGGTCCAGGCAGAGCGCGACGGCTATGTCGGCTATGTCGCCGACATGATGCTGGGCGGACGCGACCGCGCGCCCACCCATATCGTCTCGGTACCGCGCACCTTCCTCTACCCTGGTCCGGACCTGCGTTTCCCGATCGCCGGACAGTTGTCGATGGGATCGACGGTGACGGTGACAGGTGCCGCCGAGACGCGGGGCACCCACTATGCTGTCCTGCCTTCCGGCGAGGCCGTCATATCAGGTCATCTCCGGCCGATCGGTGAGAAGGCGAGCGACTATGTTTCGGTGGCCGAGATGTTTCTCGGCACGCCCTATCTCTGGGGCGGTGTTTCCGGCTTTGGCATCGATTGCTCGGGCCTCGTGCAACTGGCGATGCGCATGGCCGGCAAAAACGTGCTGCGCGATTCCGACATGCAGGCGGCAAGCATCGGCGAGCCGCTCGATCCGGGCGCTGATTTCTCAGGATTGCGGCGCGGCGATCTCGTCTTCTGGAAAGGCCATGTCGCCGTCATGACCGATGCCGAGACCATGATCCACGCCAATGGCCACACCATGCTGGTCTCGCGCGAAGGGCTGAAGGACGCCATCGCCCGCATCGGCTATCTCTACGGTGGGCCGACAGGGTTCAGAAGGCCGTAG
- a CDS encoding dimethyl sulfoxide reductase anchor subunit family protein, translating into MHPAFSVVFFTTATGAGYGLLALLGVLGGLQIIPPDFWLGLIGLGLALGLVAAGLLSSTGHLGRPERAWRAFSQWRSSWLSREGVASVITFIPAGLFGIGWVFLGRTDGWVGIAGILTACCAVVTVCTTGMIYASLKPIAQWHSRFTLPGYLIFSAMTGSVLLNALLQSFDIGSKTLLTACVLLTVIGWGWKLATWRYNDRLEIPTTANTATGLAGGTVRSLEWPHTEENYLLKEMGFRIARKHGARLRQITQALAFALPVLLLAVTFALPWPFAAVPSVLAAIVQFAGMLVERWLFFAEAKHTVTLYYGR; encoded by the coding sequence ATGCATCCAGCCTTTTCCGTTGTCTTCTTCACCACTGCTACAGGCGCGGGCTACGGCCTTCTGGCGCTGCTCGGCGTGCTCGGAGGCCTCCAGATCATCCCGCCCGATTTCTGGCTCGGCCTCATCGGCCTGGGGCTGGCGCTCGGCTTGGTCGCGGCTGGACTGTTGTCTTCGACCGGCCATCTCGGCAGGCCCGAACGCGCCTGGCGGGCGTTCTCGCAATGGCGCAGTTCATGGCTGTCGCGCGAAGGCGTTGCCTCCGTCATCACCTTCATCCCGGCGGGGCTGTTCGGCATCGGCTGGGTGTTCTTGGGCCGCACGGACGGCTGGGTCGGCATTGCCGGAATTCTGACGGCCTGTTGCGCGGTAGTCACCGTCTGCACCACAGGCATGATCTACGCGTCGCTGAAGCCGATCGCCCAGTGGCACAGCCGCTTCACCCTGCCCGGCTATCTCATCTTCTCGGCGATGACCGGCAGCGTGCTGTTGAATGCGCTGCTGCAGAGTTTTGATATCGGTTCGAAGACGCTTCTGACGGCTTGTGTGCTGCTGACCGTGATCGGCTGGGGCTGGAAGCTGGCGACATGGCGCTACAACGACCGACTGGAGATCCCGACCACCGCCAACACCGCGACCGGCCTTGCCGGCGGCACGGTGCGATCGCTGGAGTGGCCGCATACCGAAGAAAATTACCTGCTCAAGGAAATGGGTTTTCGCATCGCGCGCAAGCATGGCGCACGCCTGCGCCAGATCACGCAAGCTCTGGCCTTTGCCTTGCCAGTCCTGCTTCTCGCCGTCACCTTTGCCCTGCCCTGGCCCTTTGCAGCGGTGCCGTCGGTGCTCGCCGCGATCGTCCAGTTCGCCGGCATGCTGGTCGAGCGCTGGCTGTTCTTCGCCGAGGCGAAGCACACGGTCACGCTCTACTATGGACGTTGA
- the pdeM gene encoding ligase-associated DNA damage response endonuclease PdeM produces MNFSLARTSLIAEADLVGIAGESAVCDPRGVLYFPELRLLAVSDLHLEKGSSLARRGTLIPPYDTGATLLRLQAVISDYQPSIVISLGDSFHDGGGAERMHASFRERLEALMAGRDWFWVAGNHDPEAPADLPGETVRELAIGSLLFRHEPSKLRVEGEISGHLHPCARIVQQGRSVRRRCFAGDGGRMIMPAFGAYTGSLNVLDRAYAGLFRLESLMAYMLGVDRIFAISGSMLRPG; encoded by the coding sequence ATGAACTTTTCGCTGGCGCGGACATCGCTGATCGCCGAGGCCGACCTTGTCGGCATCGCCGGCGAGAGCGCGGTCTGCGATCCGCGCGGCGTGCTCTACTTTCCCGAGCTTCGGCTTCTGGCGGTATCGGACCTGCATCTCGAAAAAGGCTCGTCGCTGGCAAGGCGCGGCACGCTGATCCCGCCTTACGACACCGGCGCGACATTGCTGCGGCTGCAGGCTGTGATATCGGATTATCAACCCTCGATCGTCATCAGCCTGGGCGACAGCTTCCATGATGGCGGCGGCGCCGAGCGCATGCATGCGAGTTTTCGCGAGCGGCTGGAAGCGCTGATGGCAGGCCGCGACTGGTTCTGGGTCGCCGGCAATCATGATCCCGAAGCGCCGGCCGACCTGCCCGGCGAGACCGTGCGCGAACTGGCGATCGGCTCGCTGCTGTTCCGGCACGAGCCATCCAAGCTGCGCGTCGAGGGCGAGATATCGGGTCACCTCCATCCGTGCGCGCGCATCGTACAGCAGGGCCGGTCGGTGCGGCGGCGCTGCTTTGCCGGTGACGGCGGCCGCATGATCATGCCGGCCTTTGGCGCCTATACCGGTTCGCTCAACGTGCTCGACCGCGCCTATGCCGGGCTGTTCCGCCTGGAATCGCTGATGGCCTACATGCTTGGCGTCGACCGCATCTTCGCCATCTCCGGCTCGATGCTGCGCCCCGGCTGA
- a CDS encoding leucyl aminopeptidase family protein — MPVELVEKKLQGALPVHLVARDGLEAAGLAPSMAAWARVNGFSGEAGRTLAVPGENGALAGALFGLGDGDGALALGALAKTLPEGDWHFASGPADPQLAAIALVLGGYVFTRYGKKPGKTLRFDLPAGADAARVRRIADGVFLTRDLVNTPTSDMGPDDLEAAVRTLAEVHKAEVSVIKGDDLLVRNFPMIHAVGRASVGAPRLIDMTWGRQGAPKVTLVGKGVCFDTGGLDIKPSSGMLLMKKDMGGAANVLGLASMIMAARLNVRLRVLIPAVENSIAGNAFRPGDVLASRKGISVEIGNTDAEGRLVLGDALALADDEEPQLLVDMATLTGAARVALGPDLPPFYTGDEVLASDLAAASAAVEDPLWRMPLWQPYEAKLSSKIADINNVTTDGFAGSITAALFLKRFVERTASWAHFDIFAWSPADRPHGPAGGEAQGIRALERIISKRFG, encoded by the coding sequence ATGCCTGTCGAACTCGTCGAGAAGAAATTGCAGGGCGCGCTGCCGGTCCATCTGGTCGCCAGGGATGGCCTGGAGGCCGCGGGCCTTGCGCCGTCCATGGCCGCCTGGGCCAGGGTCAACGGCTTTTCCGGGGAGGCAGGCAGGACGCTGGCCGTGCCCGGCGAAAATGGCGCGCTCGCCGGTGCCTTGTTCGGTCTTGGCGACGGCGATGGCGCGCTCGCGCTCGGCGCGCTGGCGAAAACCCTGCCCGAAGGCGACTGGCATTTCGCCTCGGGGCCGGCCGATCCGCAACTTGCGGCAATCGCGTTGGTGCTCGGCGGCTATGTCTTTACCCGTTATGGCAAGAAGCCGGGCAAGACGCTGCGCTTCGACCTGCCGGCCGGTGCCGATGCAGCGCGCGTTCGCCGCATCGCCGATGGTGTCTTCCTGACACGCGACCTGGTCAACACGCCGACCAGCGATATGGGGCCGGACGATCTGGAGGCGGCGGTGCGCACCCTGGCCGAGGTCCACAAGGCCGAAGTGTCGGTCATCAAGGGCGACGACCTGCTTGTGCGGAATTTCCCGATGATCCACGCCGTCGGCCGCGCATCCGTCGGCGCGCCGCGCCTGATCGACATGACATGGGGACGGCAAGGCGCGCCGAAGGTGACGCTGGTCGGCAAGGGCGTCTGTTTCGACACCGGCGGTCTCGACATCAAGCCGTCATCCGGCATGCTGCTGATGAAGAAGGACATGGGCGGTGCGGCCAATGTGCTTGGCCTGGCCTCGATGATCATGGCAGCCCGGCTGAACGTGCGGCTGCGCGTGCTGATCCCGGCGGTCGAGAATTCCATCGCCGGCAACGCCTTCCGGCCGGGCGATGTGCTGGCGAGCCGCAAGGGCATCTCAGTCGAGATCGGCAACACGGACGCTGAAGGAAGGCTCGTGCTGGGGGACGCGCTGGCGCTGGCCGATGACGAGGAGCCCCAGCTGCTTGTCGACATGGCAACGCTGACCGGAGCTGCCCGTGTCGCGCTCGGCCCTGATCTGCCGCCGTTCTACACCGGCGACGAGGTACTGGCTTCCGACCTGGCGGCGGCTTCCGCCGCGGTCGAGGATCCGCTGTGGCGCATGCCGCTGTGGCAGCCCTATGAGGCGAAACTGTCGTCGAAGATCGCCGACATCAACAATGTCACCACGGACGGTTTCGCTGGCTCGATCACGGCGGCGCTGTTCCTCAAGCGCTTTGTCGAAAGGACGGCGAGCTGGGCGCATTTCGACATCTTCGCCTGGAGCCCCGCCGACCGTCCGCACGGCCCCGCCGGCGGTGAGGCGCAGGGCATCCGCGCGTTGGAGCGGATCATCTCGAAACGCTTCGGCTGA